The proteins below come from a single Demetria terragena DSM 11295 genomic window:
- a CDS encoding DUF6114 domain-containing protein — protein sequence MTITLPSTRGRVRDFRQTRPFWGGLLLILAGAAIIHFAGTPVSLSMATEWNSSAGYVLGGGLVLFGLVSWLSPDYAPLLGLLGVLVALVAFVSANLGGLLIGTVLGIVGGSMVWAWGEKKPAEAGLGGESP from the coding sequence ATGACGATCACCCTTCCGTCCACGCGCGGACGAGTTCGAGACTTCCGGCAAACGCGCCCGTTCTGGGGTGGCCTCCTACTCATCCTGGCGGGCGCAGCCATCATTCACTTTGCTGGAACGCCGGTCAGCCTGTCGATGGCGACCGAGTGGAATAGCAGTGCCGGGTACGTCCTCGGCGGCGGCCTCGTCCTGTTTGGCCTGGTCAGTTGGCTCTCCCCTGACTATGCACCCCTCCTTGGACTCCTCGGCGTGCTTGTCGCGCTCGTCGCCTTCGTGTCTGCAAACTTGGGCGGTCTCCTGATTGGCACCGTGCTCGGCATCGTCGGTGGATCCATGGTGTGGGCGTGGGGCGAGAAGAAACCCGCCGAAGCGGGCTTGGGCGGTGAATCGCCTTGA
- a CDS encoding DUF6230 family protein, which yields MTAPVRPRYGTRWKRALCVLVPAVGLTVGAATFTAQDVMASAVVFQDKPSSIATGGLIGDKAGIGVVQTKRSVGGDVTTSDVIRVSLASMRIDGLCISQQQDIAGLTYTVRVTAGDGKAGTYETTGSNATLDMTEIRGDGDPGINLDGLVELGVSAESLTTTESSGKPDPNPLDAPSGTGWFGIDADVGSFSDVRGTTHGLRLESLAKIPGFTLSVEPGDKPCSSDPIPH from the coding sequence ATGACCGCGCCAGTTCGGCCTCGCTATGGCACCCGATGGAAGCGCGCGTTGTGCGTACTCGTACCCGCAGTTGGCCTCACTGTCGGTGCGGCAACTTTCACCGCACAGGACGTCATGGCCAGCGCGGTGGTCTTTCAGGACAAACCGTCGTCCATCGCCACCGGCGGACTCATCGGAGACAAAGCCGGGATTGGGGTCGTGCAGACCAAGCGCAGCGTCGGCGGCGATGTCACCACCTCGGACGTCATTCGGGTCAGCCTGGCATCGATGCGGATCGACGGGCTGTGCATATCGCAGCAACAAGACATCGCCGGGCTGACCTACACCGTGCGGGTCACCGCTGGCGACGGGAAGGCGGGGACGTACGAGACCACCGGCAGCAACGCCACCCTCGACATGACCGAGATTCGCGGCGATGGAGACCCGGGGATCAATCTCGATGGCCTGGTGGAACTGGGCGTCAGTGCCGAATCTCTGACCACCACGGAATCCAGCGGCAAACCCGACCCGAATCCCCTAGATGCCCCCTCCGGGACGGGTTGGTTCGGCATTGATGCCGACGTGGGTTCCTTCTCCGATGTCCGCGGAACGACGCATGGCCTGCGCTTGGAAAGCCTGGCAAAGATCCCCGGCTTCACCCTGTCAGTCGAGCCAGGGGACAAACCCTGTTCGAGCGACCCCATCCCGCACTAG
- a CDS encoding TetR/AcrR family transcriptional regulator gives MAYALDPAAKPLASMSERVIDAATRITAAEGWSAVTMSRLAQDVGVSRQTVYNVVGSKEELAKAVVLTELGRFLSVVENSFEEHTDSLVDAVRAATVGVLELAVDSRILRSVVAATHGSDTDLLPLLTTHAGPLLAQTRAVVAHGLRHYQTPLTGGQIGIAIDTVVRLVLSHAMQPSGSPEDVADELAWITGRIVGY, from the coding sequence GTGGCGTACGCGCTTGACCCCGCAGCGAAACCGCTGGCATCCATGTCGGAGCGGGTTATTGATGCTGCGACTCGCATCACCGCCGCCGAGGGATGGTCGGCGGTCACGATGAGTCGGTTGGCCCAGGACGTCGGGGTCAGCAGACAGACCGTGTATAACGTCGTGGGGTCGAAAGAGGAACTGGCCAAGGCCGTGGTCCTCACCGAACTCGGCCGATTCCTCTCTGTCGTGGAGAACTCCTTCGAAGAGCACACCGACTCCCTCGTCGATGCCGTCCGGGCTGCGACAGTGGGCGTCCTGGAACTCGCGGTGGATAGTCGAATCCTGCGATCGGTGGTGGCCGCCACCCACGGCTCCGACACCGACCTGTTGCCGCTCCTGACGACCCATGCTGGCCCGCTGCTGGCGCAGACCAGGGCGGTGGTCGCGCACGGCCTACGGCACTATCAGACGCCGCTGACGGGTGGGCAGATCGGTATCGCGATCGACACCGTCGTCCGCCTCGTGCTCAGTCACGCGATGCAGCCCTCGGGGAGCCCAGAAGACGTTGCCGATGAGCTGGCGTGGATCACCGGCCGCATCGTCGGGTATTAG
- a CDS encoding NAD(P)/FAD-dependent oxidoreductase yields MSDDRLVIVGASLAGLRAVEAARRGGFAGPMTLVGAEPYLPYDRPALSKKFLHAGGDEDHPPYRTRAELEQDLATEVLLGQPARGLQPDPRSVLVGEREVPYDRLIIATGAQARELPGLSAQVPGVFYLRTVDDSRALRTALEAGPKVVVIGAGFIGSEIASAARARGLDVTVVEGANLPLVRSVGPDVGTVCADIHRAHGTQMRLGVPTVGVEQQDGRVSAVVLADGSRLPADVVVVGVGVRPATDWLEGSSVRLHSRDGGVICDESLWTGVPGVYAAGDVAHVPNPLADGVALRLEHWTAAAEMGALAARNALNPIAPQPCSLIPYFWSDWYEHRLQFVGTTLADDVVVTNPDTVGFTALYRRGDRLVGAFTVDRSRDIMKLRRHITRQTAWADVLKVA; encoded by the coding sequence GTGAGCGACGACCGGCTCGTCATCGTCGGCGCCTCGCTCGCGGGTTTGCGCGCCGTCGAGGCGGCACGGCGGGGCGGGTTCGCAGGCCCGATGACCTTGGTGGGCGCTGAACCATATCTGCCGTACGACCGTCCTGCGCTGTCGAAGAAGTTCCTGCACGCCGGCGGTGACGAGGACCACCCTCCGTATCGGACCCGTGCTGAACTGGAGCAGGATCTCGCGACCGAGGTCCTGCTCGGCCAGCCTGCCCGCGGACTCCAACCCGATCCGCGATCGGTGCTGGTCGGTGAGCGGGAAGTGCCCTATGACCGGCTCATCATCGCCACGGGCGCCCAGGCCCGCGAGCTTCCCGGGCTGTCAGCGCAGGTCCCTGGCGTCTTCTACTTGCGTACGGTCGACGACTCGCGTGCACTGCGGACAGCATTGGAGGCTGGCCCGAAAGTAGTGGTGATCGGCGCCGGTTTCATCGGTTCAGAGATCGCTTCGGCTGCGCGGGCGCGGGGCCTCGATGTGACGGTGGTCGAGGGCGCGAACCTCCCTCTCGTGCGGTCGGTCGGCCCCGACGTGGGTACCGTGTGTGCCGATATTCATCGCGCCCATGGCACCCAGATGCGACTTGGGGTCCCGACGGTCGGGGTTGAGCAACAAGACGGTCGAGTCAGCGCGGTAGTCCTGGCCGACGGATCGCGGCTGCCCGCAGATGTCGTTGTGGTCGGTGTGGGCGTTCGGCCCGCCACGGACTGGCTCGAAGGCAGCAGCGTGCGGCTTCACTCGCGGGACGGTGGGGTGATCTGCGACGAGAGCCTGTGGACTGGCGTCCCTGGCGTGTATGCCGCCGGTGACGTCGCACATGTGCCGAATCCGTTAGCGGATGGTGTCGCTCTTCGGTTAGAGCACTGGACCGCGGCGGCGGAGATGGGTGCCTTAGCAGCCCGCAATGCGCTGAATCCCATTGCACCACAACCATGTTCGTTGATTCCGTACTTCTGGTCAGACTGGTATGAGCACCGGCTCCAGTTCGTGGGAACCACGCTGGCCGACGACGTAGTTGTGACCAATCCAGATACAGTCGGGTTCACCGCGCTCTATCGTCGTGGGGATCGACTGGTCGGAGCGTTCACCGTAGACAGGAGCCGCGACATCATGAAGTTGCGTCGACACATCACCCGACAGACGGCCTGGGCCGACGTCCTCAAGGTCGCGTAG
- a CDS encoding ferredoxin yields the protein MKIVPDRDKCEGLGMCEAMADHFFEVGDDGYVQVLNETPDESERTEVLAAVDACPVLALSLQE from the coding sequence ATGAAGATCGTTCCGGATCGCGACAAGTGCGAGGGCCTCGGGATGTGCGAGGCGATGGCTGACCACTTCTTCGAGGTCGGCGACGACGGCTATGTGCAGGTGCTCAACGAGACCCCTGATGAGAGCGAGCGCACCGAGGTTCTCGCCGCTGTCGACGCGTGCCCAGTCCTGGCACTGTCGCTGCAGGAGTGA